The following proteins are encoded in a genomic region of Ctenopharyngodon idella isolate HZGC_01 chromosome 12, HZGC01, whole genome shotgun sequence:
- the med9 gene encoding mediator of RNA polymerase II transcription subunit 9, which produces MTYQPLSANMATTVPVVEEAEDYSFLPIIHDVIKCMDKESPDVHQELNKLKTKIQEAREQISAMPGIDMSPALQENKLQTLREQVRTKNQLLQKYKSLCMFDIPKPS; this is translated from the exons ATGACGTACCAACCTCTCAGCGCAAACATGGCGACTACGGTACCGGTGGTAGAGGAGGCTGAAGATTATTCCTTTTTACCCATTATTCACGATGTAATAAAATG CATGGATAAGGAAAGTCCAGACGTACATCAGGAGCTGAACAAACTGAAGACGAAGATTCAGGAGGCTCGGGAGCAGATTTCAGCCATGCCGGGGATCGACATGAGTCCTGCGCTGCAGGAGAACAAACTGCAGACCCTCAGAGAGCAGGTCCGGACCAAGAACCAGCTTTTGCAGAAATACAAAAGCCTGTGCATGTTTGACATCCCCAAACCTTCATGA
- the rasd1 gene encoding dexamethasone-induced Ras-related protein 1 yields the protein MIKKMSPSENEFDIPAKNCYRMVILGSTKVGKTAIVSRFLNGRFEEQYTPTIEDFHRKLYSIKGDVYQLDILDTSGNHPFPAMRRLSILTGDVFILVFSLDNRESFHEVQRLKQQIYETKSCLKNKTKENVDVPLVICGNKGDREFYREVQREEIEQLIAGDEQCAYFEISAKRNTNVDQMFQRLFALAKLPNEMSPDLHRKVSVQYCDILHKKSFRNKKVKDGDAYGIVAPFARRPSVHSDLMYIKEKAIGGGQTKDKERCIIS from the exons ATGATTAAGAAAATGAGTCCTTCAGAGAATGAGTTTGACATCCCTGCGAAAAACTGCTACAGGATGGTCATTCTCGGATCCACAAAAGTTGGGAAAACGGCGATAGTGTCCCGCTTTCTGAACGGACGCTTTGAGGAGCAATACACACCGACCATAGAGGACTTTCACAGGAAACTCTACAGCATCAAAGGAGATGTGTACCAGCTGGACATTTTGGATACTTCAGGGAATCATCCGTTCCCAGCTATGAGGAGACTGTCTATTCTGACAG GTGACGTTTTCATCCTGGTGTTCAGTCTGGACAACCGCGAGTCGTTTCACGAGGTGCAGCGGCTAAAACAGCAGATCTACGAGACCAAGTCCTGCCTTAAAAACAAGACCAAAGAGAACGTGGACGTGCCTCTGGTCATCTGCGGGAACAAGGGTGACCGCGAGTTCTACCGCGAGGTTCAGCGCGAGGAGATCGAGCAGCTGATCGCCGGAGACGAGCAGTGCGCGTACTTCGAGATCTCCGCCAAGAGGAACACGAACGTCGACCAGATGTTTCAGAGACTCTTTGCTCTCGCCAAACTACCCAACGAGATGAGCCCGGACCTCCACCGCAAGGTTTCCGTGCAGTATTGTGACATTCTGCACAAAAAGTCTTTCAGAAACAAGAAGGTGAAGGACGGCGACGCGTACGGCATCGTTGCGCCTTTCGCGCGCCGCCCGAGCGTGCACAGTGACTTGATGTACATCAAAGAGAAGGCGATAGGAGGCGGACAGACCAAGGACAAAGAGAGATGCATCATTAGCTAA